The Raphanus sativus cultivar WK10039 chromosome 2, ASM80110v3, whole genome shotgun sequence DNA segment GactaaaaaataactaaaaaggatAAAAATGAATGTGAAATTGAGAAAGAGTGGATTGTATGTTTATTTCAAATGGTAAAATTGCAAGTTCcctttttattcattttaagcATCTGCATCCACAACAGTTGGGTTATATAACAATTTTGTTAAGGTATTAACTtgatttttaattcaaaattaagtTTGTAATTAAACTTCATTTCGACGTTCAAATCGcagtatatataacttaaataaatgATTAATATGTCAACCTACCAATTTGATTTGATGTATTGGCATGAAAAAATTAAGAAAGCTTCCGGGTACAATGGTCCCAACGAAAGTGAGGGTGTGCATGCCACTAATTTCGGACCACTCAGCGGAATCTTTCTTACCAAACTAGATTAACTACCGACCAGACCACGAGCATATTCCCTCTGCCCATTTCTTcgttatttatattataaatactttttaattcaatttaataatttacTTTAAGAAACGGCGGTATTTCTattgaataattaaaaagattacaataaaaaaattatgaaagtGAAACTGTAAAAACAGAGCAAATTAAAGAAGTTTCTTGTTTCAGGAAGTAGCCCAATTTAGTAATCTCAAGTTTTCCCGATCGCCTTCAGTACATATTCTTGCTATTTGAACATTCTCCATGTCCATCaggtcatcatcttcttcttcatcaatatCATCCTCGTATTCATCGGGCTcaatcttctcttctttgtcttTCAAGATAGAGAGTCGGAGACGACCGTTGCTTCGGTCAGCTTGGAAGCACCTGTTAAGAGGTTGTGCCTTTGTGGCAGTCATGACCAATCTTCCATCTTCACGGTGTGGTCGCATTTGAATGCAATGAGACCCTCTCATACTGGTCAACGGAGGTGGGAGATTACTAGGGCACCCTTTCTTAATTTTCAACGTTCTTGTCTCCGTTGTTGTTACCTCGAGTTTCTTGCTCTGCACGTCAGATGAAGAAAGCGAGAACAGATCTTCAACGTCAGTAACATCAGAGCCAGTTTCGCTTCCGAGATTTTCAGTGCACAATGCTAAGCTCTCGTCGCTTAGAGTTCTAGAAGAAGACGGACGTTGAACATAAGTCTTCTCTTTCTCAGAGCTAGTCGTCTTTGAGAGAGAGGAGGAGTCGTAGGCTAGAGACTGGAGAAAGCTCCAGCTACTCGAGTCAACAGTGCCCGAGGAAGCAGCTGGTTTGCCGTCGTTACGATTTTGTGTGTCTTGTGCATTAGAGGAATCAAGCAAATGAGGCTTGAGAGCTAAACCAAACGGTTGGGAGAAGTGAGGAGTTGGTGAAGATAGCCTAAGCCTTAAAGCCCAAGGTTCATTAAGTTGAGATGACTGAAACCCTTGTTGATACACAACAGTTCCCATTTTCTAAACGAGGAGTTGATGAAATCTGTTGAGAGAGAGATGGGAAAGGGTTGAGAGGTTATTTGTGAGATGTGAAACAAAGAAGTAGAGAGGTTTTTGGAAATGAAAATGAAGGATAATGAGAGGGAGAGGATGCCAATTTGTAGTGTCccaaaattgaataaataaagaaaagaaagagaaagtgTGACTATGCAATGTGCAGAGACTAGAGAGGTGGCTATAAGAGCTTTTCCATACCACCACTTGTATAATgcaaaacttttaaaataataattatgccACACAATGCATGCAGATAAGAatattgtgtgtgtgtgtgtgtgtgtgtgtgttaaaAGGTGAAAGGAGAAAAGAAGTAATTTTATAGTGCACATGGTTAACTTGAAAAACTCTGAATGTTATCCTTTCTTTTGTACTGTTATGAAGGGAGACTTTAATTGATAGCAAAAGGAGCAATTTGGAAAGCATAGTCCAATGGGAACTTATTTAATCATCGTTTTTTGACTAACTCAGGCAAAAAGAAAACCGAATTATTCTGACCTTCTTGTGATCTGTGACAGTAAccagaaaaatgaaaaacaaacaaacaaaaatagtgAGAATAAGGAAAGTTCCcagtgaaaaaataaaatatttgcatTAGTATTTGTATTTCCTattgtttacattttaaaaaacagcagagtttttttatcaaacgtTTTATTATAACCGAGTCTTTTCTTCTGATGAGTTTGAAATAGTATAAAATAACATAGAatctaaatgaaaaaaaaaacagaaaagcaAACAAAACGCATACGAAAAACCAGTCGGCCATTTAGAGATACACATAATGGGAGTAACATGTCAAAAAGTTACCGACACAGGTTGCtctatctttatatatatatttaccttccaaaaaaataaaacaatccaACAGAAAGCTATGAAAGTTCCTAAATTTGGTTTCCCCTAATAGTCTCCATATGTTTAAAGCAAAGTGTCGTGTGGCACACATAGAGAGGGAGAGTCAAAACCTATGTCGGGTAACTCTTACACCCAGTTTCAACAACATGATTACAGCCCACAAAATTTGAAATCTAAATCCCATTTACCCAAAAAATGATTATTGGCACTAATCAAGGAATAAACATGAAAATGTGAACCACACATGGGTGATCTAGTAGTGAGCAAATCTGGTGAGCTAAGCGATCCGGGTTCGAAGGAACCCGTCGAACCCCACGACGCTAAATATGTGTGACCATGCGGATATGAGACCATATTTTATGCTTCGTTTAAAAATCCAGAGTGTGAATCTTTCCGTAGACCACAACATATGTTTGGAAATTAATCTAGGCCTATACATGGAGGAGGGATCCCACATATTTATGAATGTGGTCATGTAGATCAAGAAACCGCGACATGAAGCAGAAtacagaaaagaaaacaaaagtgtGCCAACAAAATACAATCACATCGCTTACACTGTATTTGAATATAAGGaagaaagaaaactaaatttCCGCCTACTTATTATGACCAAAACATGAAACCCTAAACAATATATTTGAATGGATGGTTGCTATTATGCTAACAGAAATAATAAAAGAACACATCAAATGTAAAGCGACCAAGGTTTTAGTtaattaatcaaattataataaggTTAAAAGACAAAATAAGAAGAAGGCACCTAGGTTTAAGTTAGCTAAGTCAATGTTGAGTCATGTTAACATCAAACGTTGCCCTTTGAATCTTTGTCTAGCCAACAGTAAGCTGCTTTTTtctcaagaaaataaatttgagATTAAATTTCAAGATTCTCCCTCTTAAGCCATGTTACCTTGTACGGAACAGCTTATGAAGACAGTTTAAGATTCATTTTAAGTCGTCAGCAACAACAAGTGATTCCCCACTAAacactttttctttcttctgtcTCTCTGTTAAATCAGATGCTTAT contains these protein-coding regions:
- the LOC108840212 gene encoding protein FANTASTIC FOUR 3, with product MGTVVYQQGFQSSQLNEPWALRLRLSSPTPHFSQPFGLALKPHLLDSSNAQDTQNRNDGKPAASSGTVDSSSWSFLQSLAYDSSSLSKTTSSEKEKTYVQRPSSSRTLSDESLALCTENLGSETGSDVTDVEDLFSLSSSDVQSKKLEVTTTETRTLKIKKGCPSNLPPPLTSMRGSHCIQMRPHREDGRLVMTATKAQPLNRCFQADRSNGRLRLSILKDKEEKIEPDEYEDDIDEEEDDDLMDMENVQIARICTEGDRENLRLLNWATS